From Pantoea sp. Ep11b, the proteins below share one genomic window:
- a CDS encoding glutathione S-transferase family protein — protein sequence MGQLIDGVWHDTWYDTKSTGGRFKRSESAFRNWVTADGSAGPTGSAGFTAERDRYHLYVSLACPWAHRTLLMRQLKGLESMIDVSVVHPLMLENGWTFDDTFEEATGDKLYQNEFLYQLYLHADPQYSGRVTVPVLWDKQQNTIVSNESADIIRMFNSAFDAVGARAGDYYPEALRQEIDELNGWIYDTVNNGVYKSGFATSQSAYDEAVTALFHSLSRLEQILGQHRYLTGDQLTEADLRLWTTLVRFDPVYVTHFKCDRHRISDYRNLSGFLRDIYQMPGIAETVSLPHIRHHYYCSHKTINPHGVISLGPAFDWDEPHGRG from the coding sequence ATGGGACAGTTAATTGACGGTGTCTGGCATGACACCTGGTATGACACCAAATCGACCGGCGGTCGATTTAAGCGTTCAGAATCAGCGTTCCGTAACTGGGTTACGGCGGACGGCAGTGCGGGTCCGACAGGCAGCGCGGGATTCACCGCTGAACGCGACCGCTATCATCTTTATGTCTCGCTGGCCTGCCCATGGGCGCACCGCACCCTGCTGATGCGTCAGCTGAAAGGGCTGGAGAGCATGATCGATGTGTCAGTCGTCCATCCCCTGATGCTGGAGAACGGCTGGACCTTTGATGATACCTTCGAAGAGGCGACCGGCGACAAGCTCTATCAGAATGAGTTTCTTTACCAGCTCTATCTGCATGCTGACCCGCAGTATAGCGGCCGCGTCACCGTGCCGGTTTTGTGGGACAAGCAGCAGAACACCATCGTCAGCAATGAGTCGGCGGATATTATCCGCATGTTCAACAGCGCCTTTGATGCAGTGGGTGCGCGCGCCGGTGACTATTATCCCGAGGCGCTGCGTCAGGAAATCGATGAGCTGAACGGCTGGATCTATGACACCGTGAACAACGGCGTCTACAAATCGGGCTTTGCCACGTCGCAATCCGCCTACGATGAGGCTGTGACTGCCCTGTTCCATTCGCTGTCGCGGCTGGAGCAGATTTTAGGCCAGCATCGCTATCTGACCGGCGACCAGCTGACCGAGGCGGATCTCCGACTCTGGACCACGCTGGTCCGTTTCGACCCGGTCTATGTGACCCACTTTAAATGCGATCGTCACCGGATTTCTGATTACAGAAACCTCAGTGGTTTCCTGCGCGACATCTATCAGATGCCCGGTATCGCAGAGACGGTCAGCCTGCCGCATATCCGTCACCACTACTATTGCAGCCACAAGACCATCAACCCGCACGGCGTCATTTCGCTGGGCCCGGCGTTTGACTGGGATGAGCCGCACGGTCGCGGTTAA
- a CDS encoding YqjK-like family protein → MSRREREERIHELLKHVQQQRLDLSAARRDWLEGTAHYDRGWFTFLSLRRYLAIGSSALAVYSIRSPNRLLRWAKRGFGAWSTWRMIKSAMPPR, encoded by the coding sequence ATGAGCCGCCGCGAGCGTGAAGAACGCATCCATGAACTGCTTAAGCATGTGCAGCAGCAGCGGCTGGACTTGAGCGCTGCGCGGCGTGACTGGCTGGAAGGCACCGCCCACTACGATCGCGGCTGGTTTACTTTCCTCAGCTTACGTCGTTATCTGGCTATCGGCAGCAGTGCTCTGGCCGTCTACTCGATTCGCAGCCCTAACAGGCTGCTACGCTGGGCAAAACGGGGCTTTGGCGCCTGGAGCACCTGGCGCATGATTAAGTCCGCCATGCCACCGCGCTAA
- the dolP gene encoding division/outer membrane stress-associated lipid-binding lipoprotein — protein MKALNAIAILLTAMLLQGCVAVVAGGAAVATKTATDPRSVGTQVDDGTLELRVTNALAKDQQIKTDARVIATAYQGKVLLTGQAPSQEIANRAKQITMGVDGATEVYNEIRIGQKVTLGTTSSDTWITTKIRSQLLGSDQVKSSNVKVTTENGEVFLLGLVTPQEAQAAADIASRVSGVKHVTTAFTMLK, from the coding sequence ATGAAAGCATTGAACGCTATAGCTATTCTGTTAACTGCCATGCTGCTGCAGGGCTGCGTTGCGGTCGTTGCGGGCGGAGCTGCCGTTGCGACCAAAACGGCGACCGATCCCCGCTCTGTCGGGACGCAGGTGGATGATGGCACGCTGGAGCTGCGCGTCACAAACGCGTTAGCTAAAGATCAGCAGATCAAAACCGATGCCCGCGTGATTGCCACGGCTTACCAGGGCAAAGTGCTGCTGACCGGTCAGGCACCGTCGCAGGAGATTGCTAATCGCGCCAAACAGATCACGATGGGCGTTGATGGCGCAACCGAGGTGTATAACGAGATCCGTATCGGCCAGAAAGTGACGCTCGGCACCACCTCGTCCGACACCTGGATCACCACCAAAATCCGCTCACAGCTGCTGGGCAGCGATCAGGTGAAATCGTCTAACGTGAAGGTGACGACGGAGAATGGCGAAGTGTTCCTGCTGGGTCTGGTGACGCCACAGGAAGCGCAGGCAGCGGCCGATATTGCGAGCCGTGTCAGCGGCGTGAAGCACGTTACCACCGCATTCACCATGCTGAAGTAA
- a CDS encoding penicillin-binding protein activator, translating into MLPSKVVRHKAGRFLPVILAGLILAACSGQGPQTSTVNIQGPVTASSAYYLQQAQQSSDDSKTDWQLLAIRALLKEGKYPEATQQLSQLPQQLSETQQQESLLLNAQLLIAQQKTKEAEPLLAQVKTGALSQDQLARYYSLQIASAQGRPSLSLVRSYIAQEPLLKGTDHQGNIDATWQTLTQMSPQEVSNLVINADENVLQGWLDLLAVWRANAQDAEMLKSGIKDWQTRYPQNPAAKTLPTQLSQMQSYTKASTSLIALLLPLNGQAQVFANAIQKGFNDAKNGLSAPAAQPAAAAQPAEAAASTQPTAVAGSASDPISAPQQQQQQPAETAAQPQSQPIAAQPASSAQIKVYDTSSQPIEQVMQQAQQDGATIVVGPLLKSNVEKVANSQTPLNVLALNEPEQIQNHPNICYFALSPEDEARDAAHHIWDQGKRQPLLLVPRSGLGDRVTNAFAQEWQSLGGTTVMQQRFGSTAELKQGINSGAGISLSGTPVNAAPAASQGVSIAGLTIPAPQQSTPDAVSTSSGGSVDAVYIVSTQDELQLIKPMITMRTGSRSNISLYASSRSAQAGAGPDFRLEMDGLQFSDIPLLSGSNPGLMQQTAKSFNNDYSLVRLYAMGMDAWTLANHFNQMRQTPGFTLDGNTGRLSANTDCVINRKLTWNQYRRGEIAPAN; encoded by the coding sequence ATGCTTCCTTCAAAAGTCGTTCGTCATAAAGCAGGACGCTTTCTGCCTGTCATTCTTGCTGGGCTGATTTTAGCCGCGTGTAGCGGTCAGGGGCCGCAAACCTCAACCGTTAATATTCAGGGGCCTGTCACAGCCAGCTCCGCTTACTATCTTCAACAGGCGCAGCAAAGCAGCGATGATAGCAAGACCGACTGGCAATTACTCGCAATCCGCGCCCTGTTGAAGGAAGGAAAGTATCCTGAAGCGACGCAGCAACTGAGCCAGTTGCCGCAGCAGCTCTCTGAGACGCAGCAGCAGGAATCTCTGCTGCTCAACGCGCAATTGCTGATTGCGCAGCAGAAAACTAAAGAGGCTGAACCGCTGTTAGCCCAGGTGAAAACCGGCGCACTGTCGCAGGATCAGCTGGCGCGCTACTACAGCCTGCAGATCGCCAGCGCCCAGGGTCGCCCGTCGCTCTCACTGGTGCGCTCTTATATCGCCCAGGAGCCGCTGCTGAAAGGCACCGATCATCAGGGCAATATTGACGCGACCTGGCAGACGCTGACGCAGATGTCACCGCAGGAAGTCAGCAACCTGGTCATCAATGCCGACGAAAATGTGCTGCAGGGCTGGCTGGATCTGCTCGCGGTCTGGCGCGCTAATGCCCAGGATGCGGAGATGCTCAAGTCAGGCATTAAAGACTGGCAGACCCGCTACCCGCAGAACCCGGCGGCCAAAACCCTGCCGACGCAGCTCAGTCAGATGCAGAGCTACACCAAAGCCTCAACCAGCCTGATCGCGCTGCTGCTGCCGCTGAACGGCCAGGCGCAGGTGTTTGCCAACGCGATTCAGAAAGGCTTTAACGACGCGAAGAACGGTCTCTCTGCTCCGGCCGCGCAGCCTGCCGCAGCCGCACAGCCCGCCGAGGCCGCGGCCAGCACGCAGCCCACTGCCGTCGCAGGTTCTGCCAGCGATCCGATTAGCGCACCGCAGCAACAGCAGCAGCAGCCTGCCGAGACCGCCGCTCAGCCTCAGTCTCAGCCGATTGCCGCACAACCGGCCAGCAGTGCTCAAATCAAGGTGTATGACACCAGCAGCCAGCCAATTGAGCAGGTGATGCAGCAGGCTCAGCAGGATGGCGCCACCATCGTGGTCGGCCCGCTGCTGAAGAGCAACGTCGAGAAAGTCGCCAACAGCCAGACGCCGCTGAATGTGCTGGCGCTTAACGAGCCAGAGCAGATCCAGAATCATCCAAACATCTGTTACTTTGCGCTCTCGCCTGAAGATGAAGCCCGCGACGCGGCGCACCATATCTGGGATCAGGGTAAACGCCAGCCGCTGCTGCTGGTTCCGCGTAGCGGATTGGGCGATCGCGTCACCAACGCCTTTGCTCAGGAGTGGCAGTCGCTGGGTGGCACGACGGTGATGCAGCAGCGCTTCGGTTCCACTGCTGAACTGAAACAGGGCATCAACAGTGGCGCAGGCATCAGTCTCTCCGGTACGCCGGTGAATGCCGCCCCTGCCGCGTCGCAGGGTGTTTCTATCGCAGGGCTGACGATTCCTGCTCCACAGCAGAGCACGCCGGATGCGGTCAGCACCAGCAGCGGTGGCAGCGTCGACGCAGTCTATATCGTATCGACTCAGGATGAACTGCAGCTGATCAAACCGATGATCACGATGCGCACCGGCAGCCGCAGCAACATCTCGCTCTACGCCAGCTCACGCAGCGCACAGGCCGGTGCCGGTCCCGATTTTCGTCTGGAGATGGATGGCCTGCAGTTCAGTGACATCCCGCTGCTTTCCGGCAGCAACCCTGGCCTGATGCAGCAGACCGCGAAGTCATTTAACAATGACTACTCGCTGGTGCGCCTCTACGCCATGGGAATGGATGCCTGGACGCTGGCGAATCACTTTAACCAGATGCGCCAGACACCAGGCTTTACGCTGGACGGCAACACCGGCAGGCTCAGCGCCAACACGGATTGTGTGATCAACAGGAAGTTGACATGGAACCAGTATCGTCGGGGCGAAATCGCACCGGCCAACTGA
- the diaA gene encoding DnaA initiator-associating protein DiaA: protein MQERIKACFTESIQTQIAAAEALPDAISRAAMTLVQSLLNGNKILSCGNGASSANAQHFAASMINRFETERPSLPALALSADNVMLTAIGNDRLHDEVYAKQVRALGQAGDVLLAISTRGNTRDIIKAVEAAVTRDMTIVALTGYDGGELAGLLGPQDVEIRIPSHRSARIQEMHMLTVNCLCDLIDNTLFPHQE from the coding sequence GTGCAGGAAAGAATTAAAGCGTGTTTTACTGAAAGTATTCAGACCCAGATAGCCGCCGCCGAGGCATTGCCCGATGCCATCTCCCGTGCGGCCATGACGCTGGTACAGTCGTTACTCAATGGCAATAAAATCCTGAGCTGTGGCAACGGGGCCTCATCGGCCAATGCCCAGCATTTTGCCGCCAGCATGATCAATCGTTTTGAGACCGAACGCCCCAGCTTACCGGCGCTGGCGCTGAGTGCAGACAACGTGATGCTGACGGCAATCGGCAATGACCGGCTGCATGATGAAGTGTATGCCAAGCAGGTGCGCGCCCTGGGACAGGCTGGCGATGTACTGCTGGCGATCTCTACCCGCGGCAACACGCGTGACATTATCAAGGCGGTGGAAGCCGCAGTGACACGCGATATGACTATCGTTGCGCTAACCGGGTATGATGGCGGAGAGCTTGCCGGACTGCTGGGCCCGCAGGATGTGGAAATCCGTATTCCCTCTCATCGCAGTGCCCGGATTCAGGAGATGCATATGCTCACCGTGAATTGCCTGTGCGATCTGATCGATAACACTCTCTTTCCCCATCAGGAATGA
- the rsmI gene encoding 16S rRNA (cytidine(1402)-2'-O)-methyltransferase, with amino-acid sequence MKQLDRAEISASTLYIVPTPIGNLGDITQRALTVLSSVDLVAAEDTRHTGLLLQHFAINARLFSLHDHNEQHKAELLLTKLQEGQSIALVSDAGTPLINDPGYHLVRRCREAGIRVVPLPGACAAIAALSAAGLPSDRFCYEGFLPAKTKGRCDALRALVQEPRTLIFYESTHRLIDSLQDMVSELGADRYVVLARELTKTWESIHGAPAGELLAWVKEDENRRKGEMVLIVEGHKVLDDDALPADALRTLALLQKELPLKRAAALAAEIHGVKKNALYKYALAQQEA; translated from the coding sequence ATGAAACAACTCGATCGGGCAGAGATTTCTGCCAGCACGCTCTACATCGTTCCAACCCCGATTGGTAATTTGGGTGATATCACCCAGCGGGCGCTGACGGTGCTTTCGAGCGTCGATCTGGTCGCTGCGGAAGATACACGTCATACCGGGCTGTTGCTACAACATTTCGCCATCAATGCGCGACTCTTCTCACTTCATGACCACAACGAACAGCACAAGGCTGAGCTGCTGCTGACGAAGCTGCAGGAAGGTCAAAGCATAGCCTTAGTTTCTGATGCTGGCACGCCGCTGATCAACGATCCGGGCTACCATCTGGTGCGTCGCTGCCGTGAAGCAGGTATCCGTGTGGTGCCGCTGCCGGGTGCCTGTGCCGCGATTGCCGCCTTGAGTGCCGCCGGTCTGCCGTCCGATCGTTTCTGTTACGAAGGGTTTCTGCCCGCCAAAACCAAAGGCCGCTGTGATGCGCTGCGGGCGCTGGTGCAGGAGCCGCGCACGCTGATTTTTTATGAATCCACCCACCGTCTGATCGACAGCCTGCAGGATATGGTCAGTGAGCTGGGCGCTGACCGGTATGTCGTGCTGGCGCGTGAGCTGACCAAAACCTGGGAGTCCATCCACGGTGCGCCGGCAGGCGAGCTGCTGGCCTGGGTAAAAGAGGATGAGAATCGCCGCAAAGGTGAGATGGTGCTGATTGTCGAGGGGCATAAGGTCCTGGATGACGATGCGTTACCGGCTGACGCGCTGCGAACCCTGGCGCTGCTGCAGAAGGAGCTGCCACTGAAGCGCGCGGCGGCGCTGGCGGCAGAGATCCACGGCGTGAAGAAGAATGCGCTTTATAAGTATGCGCTGGCGCAGCAAGAGGCGTGA
- a CDS encoding YraN family protein, which yields MEPVSSGRNRTGQLTRRQIGAGHEDAARRYLEQAGLKWVASNVHFHHGELDLIMRDGHCWVFVEVRYRRDARYGGALASITRNKQQKLLRAAALWLAQRGGSFETVNCRFDIIAITGTALEWLPNAFNADV from the coding sequence ATGGAACCAGTATCGTCGGGGCGAAATCGCACCGGCCAACTGACCCGCCGCCAGATAGGTGCCGGGCATGAAGATGCGGCCCGGCGCTATCTGGAGCAGGCTGGCCTGAAATGGGTCGCCAGCAATGTTCACTTTCATCATGGTGAACTTGACCTGATTATGCGTGACGGGCACTGTTGGGTGTTTGTGGAAGTCCGCTACCGTCGCGACGCGCGTTATGGTGGCGCACTCGCCAGCATAACCCGGAATAAACAACAAAAGCTGCTGCGCGCTGCCGCTCTCTGGCTGGCGCAACGCGGCGGCAGTTTTGAAACAGTGAATTGCCGTTTCGATATCATCGCCATTACCGGCACGGCGCTTGAATGGCTGCCGAATGCCTTTAATGCAGACGTTTAG
- a CDS encoding phage holin family protein — protein sequence MTDSQQNHGPAKGVINIGQRIVTTLVGMVETRVRLAVVELEQEKANLIQLLLMVGLTMLFTAFGLMSLMVLIIWAVDAQYRLMAIGITTGTLFLLAVIFGLWTLRKTRQSTLLRHTRKELETDRKLLEEQR from the coding sequence ATGACTGACTCACAGCAGAACCACGGCCCGGCGAAAGGGGTCATTAACATCGGTCAGCGTATTGTAACCACGCTGGTGGGTATGGTTGAGACGCGTGTCCGTCTGGCAGTGGTGGAACTGGAACAGGAAAAAGCAAACCTGATACAGCTGCTGTTGATGGTGGGCCTTACCATGCTGTTCACGGCATTCGGTCTGATGAGCCTGATGGTGCTGATCATCTGGGCGGTCGACGCACAGTATCGCCTGATGGCGATTGGCATCACGACCGGAACGCTGTTCCTGCTGGCGGTTATCTTCGGGCTCTGGACACTTCGCAAAACACGTCAGTCCACGCTGTTGCGCCACACGCGCAAAGAGCTGGAAACCGATCGTAAATTGCTGGAGGAGCAACGCTGA
- a CDS encoding DoxX family protein, which yields MKKFEDTGLLLARILMPILFITAGWGKITGYAGTQQYMEAMGVPGFMLPLVILLEFGGGLAILFGFLTRFTALFTAGFTILTAFLFHSNFAEGVNQLMFMKNLSIAGGFLVLGLVGPGAYSLDHLISKRKPQAVAR from the coding sequence ATGAAAAAATTCGAAGATACTGGTCTGTTACTGGCTCGCATCCTGATGCCAATCCTGTTTATCACGGCAGGCTGGGGCAAGATCACCGGTTATGCCGGTACGCAGCAGTATATGGAAGCGATGGGCGTACCTGGCTTTATGCTGCCGCTGGTGATCCTGCTGGAGTTCGGCGGTGGTCTGGCCATCCTGTTTGGCTTCCTGACCCGTTTTACGGCTCTCTTTACCGCAGGCTTCACCATCCTGACGGCGTTCCTGTTCCACAGTAACTTTGCCGAAGGCGTCAACCAGCTGATGTTTATGAAGAATCTCTCCATCGCCGGTGGCTTCCTGGTATTGGGTCTGGTCGGTCCTGGCGCATACAGCCTTGATCACCTGATCAGCAAAAGAAAACCGCAGGCCGTTGCGCGCTAA